Proteins co-encoded in one Streptococcus parauberis NCFD 2020 genomic window:
- a CDS encoding Gfo/Idh/MocA family protein, producing the protein MKLAILGTGKIVEEALPVLQETKGIVLKAILSTPRSIEKAEQLAEDFGIEEATSDFQELLNNSSIDSVYVATPNHLHYDMAKKALLMGKHVICEKPFTLTMSEFEDLRQIAQDKKLILLEAITNQYLENFAYIKENLDQLGEIKIVECNYSQYSSRYDAFKVGKIAPAFDPEKGGGALRDLNVYNIHIVVGLFGQPKNVNYMPNIERNIDTSGILLLDYGQFKVACIGAKDCSAEIKSTIQGNKGSISILGATNTVPKVALTLNGQEEEIIDQNQGNHRMVAEFKAFEEIISGKDFDRANQALEHSQIVMAVLDQAAKQI; encoded by the coding sequence ATGAAATTAGCTATATTAGGTACAGGTAAAATTGTTGAAGAAGCCTTACCTGTATTACAAGAAACAAAAGGTATTGTTCTCAAAGCCATCCTTTCTACGCCAAGAAGTATTGAGAAGGCTGAGCAACTAGCGGAAGACTTTGGAATAGAAGAAGCTACTAGTGATTTCCAGGAGTTGCTAAATAATTCTTCAATAGATTCTGTCTATGTCGCAACACCAAACCATTTGCATTATGACATGGCTAAGAAGGCTTTGCTTATGGGCAAACATGTTATTTGTGAAAAACCGTTTACCTTAACGATGTCTGAGTTTGAGGATCTTCGTCAGATTGCTCAGGATAAAAAATTGATTTTGTTGGAAGCAATTACTAACCAGTACTTGGAAAATTTTGCTTACATTAAAGAAAATTTAGACCAACTTGGGGAAATCAAGATTGTTGAATGTAATTATTCTCAATATTCCTCACGTTATGATGCTTTCAAAGTTGGAAAAATTGCGCCAGCATTTGACCCTGAAAAAGGGGGAGGAGCCTTGCGTGATTTGAATGTCTATAATATCCATATTGTGGTCGGGTTATTTGGACAGCCCAAAAATGTAAATTACATGCCAAATATTGAACGAAATATTGATACCTCTGGGATACTTCTGTTAGACTATGGACAGTTTAAGGTAGCTTGTATTGGTGCTAAAGATTGTAGTGCTGAAATCAAGTCAACAATCCAAGGAAATAAAGGTTCAATAAGTATTTTAGGAGCAACAAATACAGTTCCCAAAGTAGCGTTGACGTTGAATGGTCAGGAAGAAGAAATCATTGATCAGAACCAAGGTAATCACCGTATGGTAGCTGAGTTTAAAGCTTTTGAAGAGATTATTAGTGGTAAAGACTTTGATAGAGCAAATCAAGCTTTAGAGCACAGTCAAATAGTTATGGCAGTCTTAGATCAAGCAGCAAAACAAATCTAA
- the macP gene encoding cell wall synthase accessory phosphoprotein MacP has protein sequence MGKSLLTDDVIERARRGETFEEDPYLDSDTKIITFAENQINDDLDDNVDNRIYKSRRIENARRGQFQAKLNLMLFALLVLIAILIFAVFRL, from the coding sequence ATGGGAAAATCATTACTAACCGATGATGTCATTGAGCGGGCTAGGCGTGGTGAGACTTTTGAAGAAGATCCTTATTTAGACTCAGACACCAAAATTATCACATTTGCAGAAAATCAAATTAATGATGATCTTGATGATAATGTTGATAATCGAATTTATAAAAGTCGACGAATCGAGAATGCTAGAAGAGGGCAGTTTCAAGCTAAATTAAATTTAATGTTATTTGCTCTTTTAGTTCTGATAGCCATTCTTATCTTTGCCGTATTTAGACTTTAG
- a CDS encoding metal ABC transporter permease — MFEKFFNGLCQYHFLQNAFITALIIGIVSGVVGCFIILRSMSLMGDAISHAVLPGVAISYILGINFFIGAIVFGLLSSLFITYIKENSIIKGDTAIGITFSSFLALGVILIGIAQSTTNLFSILFGNILAVQDSDKWITIGVSCLVLLTIVLFFKELQLTSFDPVLAQTMGINVCAYHYLLMVLLTLVAVTAMQSVGTILIVALLITPAATAYLYVNSLKEMLLLSATLGAVSSVLGLFIGYTFNIAAGSTIVLTAAFLFAISFFISPKQGILKK; from the coding sequence ATTTTTGAAAAATTTTTTAACGGCCTATGCCAATATCATTTTTTGCAAAATGCCTTTATCACGGCCTTAATTATTGGTATTGTTTCTGGAGTAGTTGGCTGTTTTATTATCCTTCGGTCAATGTCATTAATGGGAGATGCCATTTCTCATGCGGTCTTGCCTGGTGTAGCAATTTCTTATATTTTAGGGATAAATTTCTTTATTGGCGCGATTGTGTTTGGCCTATTATCCTCATTATTTATTACTTATATTAAAGAAAATAGTATTATCAAAGGAGATACAGCCATTGGAATTACATTTAGTTCTTTTTTAGCCTTAGGTGTTATCTTAATTGGAATTGCTCAAAGCACAACTAATCTTTTTAGCATACTATTTGGAAATATCCTAGCAGTTCAAGATAGCGACAAATGGATTACGATTGGCGTATCTTGCTTAGTTCTTTTGACAATTGTGTTGTTTTTCAAAGAACTTCAATTAACGTCTTTTGACCCAGTTCTTGCACAAACAATGGGTATCAATGTTTGTGCCTATCATTACTTGTTGATGGTTCTATTAACTTTAGTAGCTGTTACAGCAATGCAAAGTGTGGGAACAATATTGATTGTAGCTCTATTAATAACACCAGCAGCAACTGCCTATTTATATGTCAATAGCTTGAAAGAGATGTTACTACTATCAGCCACTCTTGGTGCAGTCTCTTCTGTATTAGGATTATTTATTGGTTACACCTTTAATATAGCTGCAGGATCAACAATCGTTTTGACAGCTGCTTTCCTATTTGCCATTAGTTTTTTTATTTCCCCTAAACAAGGGATTTTAAAAAAATAG
- the glmU gene encoding bifunctional UDP-N-acetylglucosamine diphosphorylase/glucosamine-1-phosphate N-acetyltransferase GlmU, translating to MTNYAIILAAGKGTRMKSDLPKVLHKVSGLSMLEHVYRSVSAINPEKYVTVIGHKAELVQEVLVDQSEFVLQAEQLGTGHAVMMAEEQLAGLEGNTLVIAGDTPLITGDSLKNLIDFHVNHKNVATILTARAEDPFGYGRIIRNSDDEVIKIVEQKDANSYEQAVKEINTGTYLFDNKRLFEALKNINTNNAQGEYYLTDVISIFRENREKVGAYVLRNFNESLGVNDRVALSTAESVMHRRINKAHMVNGVTFQNPDATYIERDVQIDPDVVIEANVTLKGKTKIGSGTVLTNGTYIVNSEIGQSAVITNSMIEDSKLADGVTIGPYAHIRPGSTLEKDVHVGNFVEVKGSKIGQGTKAGHLTYIGNAQVGSDVNFGAGTITVNYDGQNKYKTIIGNNVFIGSNSTLIAPLEIGDNSLTAAGSTITKNVSSDSIAIGRSRQETKEGYAKHLPHHPSNKK from the coding sequence ATGACAAACTACGCAATTATTTTAGCTGCGGGTAAAGGTACTCGCATGAAGTCTGACCTCCCAAAAGTACTCCACAAAGTATCTGGATTAAGCATGTTAGAACATGTTTACCGCAGTGTTTCAGCAATTAATCCTGAAAAATATGTGACTGTCATTGGGCATAAAGCAGAACTAGTTCAAGAAGTTCTAGTAGACCAATCCGAATTTGTGCTTCAAGCAGAACAACTAGGAACTGGTCACGCAGTAATGATGGCTGAAGAGCAACTAGCTGGATTAGAAGGTAATACTTTGGTTATTGCTGGTGATACACCGCTGATTACTGGTGATAGCTTGAAAAATTTAATTGACTTCCATGTTAACCATAAAAATGTTGCTACAATTTTGACTGCGCGTGCTGAAGATCCATTTGGTTATGGTCGAATCATTAGAAATTCTGATGACGAAGTTATCAAAATTGTTGAACAAAAAGATGCAAACTCCTATGAGCAAGCAGTTAAAGAGATTAATACTGGAACTTACTTATTTGATAATAAACGTTTATTTGAAGCATTGAAAAATATTAACACTAATAATGCTCAAGGTGAATATTACTTAACAGATGTTATCTCAATTTTTAGAGAAAATCGTGAAAAAGTAGGTGCATATGTTCTTCGTAACTTCAATGAAAGCCTTGGTGTAAATGACCGTGTTGCTTTATCAACAGCAGAAAGTGTTATGCATCGTCGTATCAATAAGGCTCACATGGTTAATGGGGTAACATTCCAAAATCCAGATGCTACTTACATCGAGCGCGATGTTCAAATTGATCCAGATGTGGTGATTGAAGCTAATGTTACCTTAAAAGGGAAAACTAAAATTGGATCTGGAACTGTTTTAACTAATGGAACTTATATTGTTAATTCTGAAATTGGACAATCAGCAGTTATTACCAATTCAATGATTGAAGATTCAAAGCTTGCTGATGGAGTCACAATAGGTCCTTATGCCCACATCCGTCCAGGTTCAACCTTAGAAAAAGATGTACATGTTGGAAACTTTGTGGAAGTCAAAGGTTCAAAAATTGGTCAAGGTACAAAAGCAGGTCATTTAACTTACATTGGTAATGCCCAAGTTGGCTCTGATGTTAACTTTGGTGCTGGAACAATTACAGTTAATTACGATGGTCAAAACAAGTACAAAACGATTATTGGCAACAATGTCTTTATTGGTAGCAATTCAACCCTAATCGCACCTTTGGAAATAGGCGACAACTCGCTAACAGCTGCTGGATCAACAATTACCAAAAATGTTTCCTCTGACAGCATTGCAATTGGGCGAAGCCGCCAAGAGACTAAAGAAGGCTATGCTAAACACTTGCCTCATCATCCATCAAATAAAAAATAA
- a CDS encoding metal-dependent transcriptional regulator has translation MTPNKEDYLKCIYELGQENAKISNKMIAQGMQVSAPAVSEMIKKMLNQEWIIKDKVVGYYLTDKGLKLIANLYRKHRLIEVFLIKQLSYTSQEVHQEAEVLEHTVSDNFIDRLDERLCFPVFCPHGGTIPRKDQPLNEINTRTLNQITEPGKYQLSRIHDQYHLIQYLESHQLSIQTVFELQSIDSYAKTYLITYQDKSLIIPENIAKEIYVSEL, from the coding sequence ATGACGCCTAATAAAGAAGATTACCTTAAGTGCATCTATGAACTGGGACAAGAAAATGCAAAAATTTCTAATAAAATGATTGCTCAGGGTATGCAAGTATCTGCCCCAGCAGTATCAGAAATGATAAAAAAAATGCTGAACCAGGAATGGATTATTAAAGATAAAGTAGTTGGTTATTATTTAACTGATAAAGGCTTAAAATTAATTGCTAATCTCTATCGTAAGCATCGCTTGATCGAGGTTTTTCTAATTAAACAACTATCTTACACCTCTCAGGAAGTTCACCAAGAAGCTGAAGTTTTGGAACACACTGTTTCTGATAACTTTATCGATCGTCTAGATGAACGTCTTTGTTTCCCCGTTTTTTGTCCTCATGGAGGAACTATTCCTCGTAAGGATCAACCTCTAAATGAAATAAATACAAGAACCTTAAATCAAATTACGGAGCCTGGCAAATACCAATTGAGCCGTATTCATGACCAGTATCATTTGATTCAATATCTGGAATCCCATCAGCTTAGTATCCAAACAGTTTTCGAATTACAAAGTATTGACAGCTATGCCAAAACCTATTTAATTACATATCAAGATAAAAGTTTGATAATCCCCGAAAATATTGCAAAAGAGATATATGTTTCTGAACTATAA
- a CDS encoding 5'-methylthioadenosine/adenosylhomocysteine nucleosidase, with amino-acid sequence MKIGIIAAMEEELNSLLEALTSKTESSVLGNTYYSGRFGKHELVLVQSGIGKVMSAMTVAILVENFNVQAIINTGSAGAVASDLSIGDIVVADKLVYHDVDLTAFDYDFGQMAQQPLFFESDQEFVETFQAVLEEADNHSKIGLIATGDSFIAGQDKIDLIVSHFPEVLAVEMEGAAIAQAAHTSGVPFIVLRAMSDTAAHDANITFDQFIIEAGKQSAFTLLAFLNKLN; translated from the coding sequence ATGAAAATTGGAATAATTGCTGCTATGGAAGAGGAATTAAATTCTCTTTTAGAAGCATTAACCTCTAAAACGGAGTCATCTGTTTTAGGAAACACATATTATAGTGGTCGATTCGGTAAACACGAGCTTGTTCTTGTTCAATCTGGAATTGGTAAAGTCATGTCAGCTATGACCGTGGCTATCCTAGTTGAAAATTTTAATGTTCAAGCTATCATTAACACTGGTTCAGCAGGCGCTGTAGCCTCTGACTTATCTATTGGAGATATTGTTGTAGCTGATAAACTTGTTTATCACGATGTTGATTTAACAGCATTTGATTATGATTTTGGGCAAATGGCTCAACAACCACTTTTTTTTGAAAGCGATCAAGAGTTTGTTGAAACCTTCCAAGCTGTTTTAGAAGAGGCTGACAACCACAGTAAAATTGGCTTGATTGCTACTGGAGACTCCTTTATTGCAGGACAAGACAAGATAGACTTGATTGTCTCGCATTTTCCTGAAGTTTTGGCAGTTGAAATGGAAGGGGCAGCAATTGCCCAAGCAGCTCACACCTCTGGTGTTCCGTTTATTGTTTTAAGGGCAATGAGTGACACAGCTGCACATGATGCTAATATAACTTTTGATCAATTTATTATCGAGGCTGGTAAACAGTCCGCATTCACCTTATTAGCATTTTTAAACAAATTAAACTAA
- a CDS encoding NUDIX hydrolase: protein MEFEEKTIRRQTIYEGAIFNVAVDDVELPNGLGQAKRELVFHRGAVSVLAITDDQKILLVKQYRKAIEQISYEIPAGKLEVGENGSELDAAARELEEETGYQGQLEFIYEFYTAIGFCNEKIKLYLAKQLEKVPNPRPQDDDEVIELLEVTYQEALEMISNGKIVDAKTILAIQYYGLTIGGEM from the coding sequence ATGGAATTTGAAGAAAAGACTATTCGTCGACAAACCATATATGAGGGAGCTATCTTTAATGTCGCAGTAGATGACGTGGAGCTTCCTAATGGCCTTGGACAAGCAAAAAGAGAACTGGTCTTTCACCGTGGAGCCGTTTCAGTTCTAGCTATTACGGATGACCAGAAGATTCTTTTGGTTAAGCAATATCGCAAAGCAATCGAGCAAATTTCCTATGAAATTCCAGCTGGTAAGTTGGAAGTTGGTGAAAATGGCTCTGAGCTTGACGCTGCAGCAAGAGAACTTGAGGAAGAGACAGGTTATCAAGGTCAATTAGAATTCATTTATGAATTCTATACAGCTATTGGATTTTGTAATGAAAAAATCAAACTTTATTTAGCTAAACAATTAGAAAAAGTTCCTAATCCTCGTCCACAAGATGATGATGAAGTGATTGAATTGTTAGAAGTGACTTATCAAGAGGCACTTGAAATGATAAGTAATGGCAAAATTGTTGATGCAAAAACAATTTTAGCTATTCAATACTATGGATTGACTATTGGAGGTGAGATGTGA
- a CDS encoding peptidylprolyl isomerase has protein sequence MKKLLSISLFIIFISTLTGCQYLDRAIKGDKYVDDKIAQKSRESAEKVYQKKFKEALKASPDKFPQLSEKVDKNQAEVTLITSQGDITIKLFPKLAPLAVENFLTHAKEGYYNGLSFHRVISDFMIQTGDPKGDGSGGQSIWYDKDPDKDNGQGFPNEISPYLYNIRGALAMANAGPDTNGSQFFINQNTANQGKSLSSDNYPQPIIDAYNKGGNPSLDGGYTVFGQVITGMDVVDKIAKTEVDEKDKPKEKILIKEIKINKDYTFKY, from the coding sequence ATGAAAAAACTGCTATCAATTAGTTTATTTATTATATTTATTTCTACCTTGACTGGATGTCAATATCTTGATAGAGCTATAAAAGGCGATAAATATGTTGATGATAAAATTGCTCAAAAAAGTAGAGAAAGTGCAGAAAAAGTTTATCAAAAAAAATTCAAGGAAGCTTTAAAAGCTAGCCCTGATAAATTCCCCCAACTTTCGGAGAAAGTTGATAAAAATCAAGCAGAGGTAACATTAATTACTAGTCAAGGTGACATTACAATTAAGCTTTTTCCAAAATTAGCGCCTTTAGCGGTTGAAAATTTTTTAACGCATGCTAAAGAAGGCTATTACAATGGATTAAGCTTTCACCGCGTCATTTCGGATTTCATGATTCAAACCGGTGATCCCAAGGGCGATGGTTCCGGTGGTCAATCAATCTGGTATGACAAAGATCCTGATAAAGATAATGGACAAGGGTTCCCAAACGAAATCTCACCTTACCTTTATAATATCCGTGGTGCCCTAGCCATGGCTAATGCGGGGCCAGATACCAATGGAAGTCAATTTTTCATCAATCAAAATACAGCCAATCAAGGAAAATCCCTTTCGAGTGACAACTACCCCCAACCTATTATTGATGCTTATAATAAGGGAGGTAATCCCAGTCTAGATGGTGGCTATACTGTATTTGGCCAGGTCATCACAGGAATGGATGTTGTAGACAAGATTGCCAAAACAGAGGTCGATGAAAAGGATAAACCAAAAGAAAAAATTCTTATTAAAGAAATCAAAATCAACAAAGATTATACTTTTAAATATTGA
- a CDS encoding metal ABC transporter ATP-binding protein, which produces MITVNNLSVSYPGKIEALQDVSLSLPGGGITGIIGPNGAGKSTLMKAILGLINYSGQVKIDIADANSKATAIAYVEQRSSIDLNFPITVSECVLLGTYGKLEFFKKISKEDREKVSHYLEKVGLLEFEHRPIKSLSGGQFQRMLLARCLIQEKDYLFLDEPFAGIDSLSESIIIDLLKKLASKGKTILIVHHDLSKVDYYFDRVILLNKKLVTYGKVTDVFNPKYLEEAYGHMMAGGAL; this is translated from the coding sequence ATGATTACAGTTAACAATTTATCAGTTTCTTATCCTGGCAAAATCGAGGCCTTGCAAGATGTTAGCTTATCACTTCCTGGTGGGGGGATAACTGGCATAATTGGACCAAACGGAGCAGGCAAATCAACATTAATGAAGGCAATATTGGGTCTAATTAATTATTCAGGTCAAGTAAAAATTGATATAGCGGATGCTAACTCTAAAGCGACAGCTATTGCCTATGTAGAACAAAGAAGTAGTATCGATCTCAATTTCCCAATTACGGTATCTGAGTGTGTCTTATTGGGAACCTATGGGAAACTTGAATTTTTTAAAAAAATAAGTAAAGAGGATAGAGAAAAGGTTAGCCATTATTTGGAAAAAGTTGGTTTATTAGAGTTTGAACACCGCCCAATCAAAAGTTTATCTGGTGGCCAATTCCAACGGATGCTCTTAGCCAGATGTTTAATTCAAGAAAAAGATTATTTATTTTTGGATGAGCCATTTGCCGGGATTGATTCTTTAAGTGAATCAATTATTATTGATCTGTTAAAAAAATTGGCTAGTAAAGGGAAAACAATCTTAATTGTCCACCATGATCTTAGTAAGGTGGATTATTACTTTGATCGAGTTATTCTCCTAAATAAGAAATTAGTTACTTATGGGAAGGTAACAGATGTTTTTAATCCCAAATATTTAGAAGAAGCCTATGGTCATATGATGGCGGGAGGAGCACTATGA
- a CDS encoding metal ABC transporter substrate-binding protein: protein MKKKFTFALTAALSLFMLSACSTSGQQAKKEEKLNVVATNSVIADMTKNIAGNKVNLHSIVPVGQDPHEYEPLPEDVEKTSSADLIFYNGINLEDGGHAWFTKLIKNAKKEKNKDYFAVSDGIDVIYLEGQNEKGKEDPHAWLNLENGMIYSKNIAKQLIKKDPKNKTYYQSHLKSYLAKLDNLDKEAKSKFDKIPADKKMIVTSEGCFKYFSKAYDVPSAYIWEINTEEEGTPSQISTLIEKLKKKKLSAIFVESSVDSRPMKSVSKDSGIPIYSEIFTDSVAKKGKPGDSYYAMMKWNLDKISEGLSK from the coding sequence ATGAAGAAGAAATTTACTTTTGCTTTGACTGCTGCTTTGTCATTATTCATGCTATCTGCTTGCTCGACTAGTGGTCAACAGGCAAAAAAAGAAGAAAAATTAAATGTTGTTGCAACTAATTCTGTTATTGCAGATATGACAAAAAATATAGCCGGTAATAAGGTTAATTTGCATAGTATTGTTCCAGTTGGTCAAGACCCCCATGAGTATGAACCATTACCTGAAGATGTTGAAAAAACAAGTTCGGCGGATTTGATTTTTTACAATGGAATTAACTTAGAAGATGGTGGACATGCTTGGTTTACTAAATTGATTAAGAATGCCAAAAAAGAAAAAAATAAAGATTATTTTGCGGTATCAGATGGTATTGATGTTATCTATTTAGAGGGGCAAAATGAAAAAGGTAAAGAAGATCCTCATGCTTGGTTAAATCTTGAAAATGGTATGATTTATTCAAAAAATATTGCTAAGCAATTAATAAAGAAAGATCCTAAAAATAAAACTTACTATCAATCTCATTTAAAAAGTTATTTGGCAAAACTAGATAATTTAGATAAAGAAGCTAAATCTAAGTTTGATAAGATACCAGCAGATAAAAAAATGATTGTAACAAGTGAAGGCTGCTTCAAATATTTCTCTAAAGCCTATGATGTTCCATCAGCATATATTTGGGAAATTAATACAGAAGAAGAAGGAACACCGAGTCAAATTTCAACTCTCATTGAGAAATTAAAAAAGAAAAAATTATCAGCTATATTTGTTGAATCTAGTGTTGATAGTCGACCTATGAAATCTGTTTCTAAGGATAGTGGAATTCCAATTTATTCTGAAATTTTTACAGATTCTGTTGCCAAAAAAGGGAAACCTGGTGATAGTTACTATGCCATGATGAAATGGAATTTAGATAAGATTTCAGAAGGTTTATCGAAATAA